A section of the Xiphias gladius isolate SHS-SW01 ecotype Sanya breed wild chromosome 8, ASM1685928v1, whole genome shotgun sequence genome encodes:
- the poglut3 gene encoding protein O-glucosyltransferase 3 isoform X2 — translation MNMVCERSADLVKPFQIGLLCKFIILVVFISINVAASECERISPEKCLIWGLGLKPETVLPVRYFFIQAVSSEGVNLTLSPGKDTFKVQITSLDKKEHIRIHVPPPLDRGDGSFLVRYRLYGTAQRGLKIEVLHQDAAIAKSPYIMQVDLQRLRQEVPRRFSNRGGLIHYAIINNQLYRHTLGKYTDFKMFSDEMLLSLTRKMRVPDVEFYINVGDWPLETRRSNAVPVLSWCGSTDTQDIVLPTYEVTHSTLETMRGVTNDLLSVQGNTGPPWANKTERAFFRGRDSRAERLQLVSLSMKNPELLDAGITGWYFFRDREKHVGKAPLVGFFDFFKYKYQVNVDGTVAAYRFPYLMLGNSLVLKQDSQYYEHFYSYLKADTHYIPVKRNLSDLLEKIKWAKENDAEAQDTARMGQAVARELLQPSRLYCYYYRVLHMYSERQTGQPTRHSDMELVPQLDNHTAACTCERKSHKEETNMKDEL, via the exons ATGAATATGGTGTGTGAGCGTAGCGCAGACTTAGTCAAGCCTTTTCAGATTGGTTTACTTTGTAAGTTTATAATTTTAGTAGTATTTATTAGCATAAACGTCGCGGCTTCTGAATGTGAAAGAATCAGTCCAGAGAAATGTCTCATCTGGGGTCTAGGGCTGAAACCCGAGACGGTTTTACCAGTCCGCTACTTCTTTATTCAGGCGGTCAGTTCAGAGGGAGTAAACCTGACTTTGTCTCCAG gtaaagacacatttaaagtGCAGATAACCTCCCTGGACAAGAAAGAGCACATCCGTATCCACGTCCCTCCACCTCTGGACAGAGGAGATGGGTCCTTCCTGGTGAGATACCGGCTCTACGGCACAGCGCAGAGGGGTCTGAAGATTGAAGTTCTCCACCAAGATGCTGCTATTGCCAAGTCACCCTACATCATGCAAG TTGACCTGCAGCGCCTCAGACAGGAAGTTCCTCGCAGATTCTCTAACAGAGGAGGTCTCATTCACTACGCCATCATCAACAACCAGCTTTATCGCCACACTCTGGGAAAATACACCGACTTCAAGATGTTCTCTGATGAAATGCTGCTCTCTCTAACAAGGAAG ATGAGGGTGCCTGATGTGGAGTTCTACATCAATGTTGGTGACTGGCCATTGGAGACAAGGAGGTCGAATGCTGTTCCAGTCTTGTCGTGGTGTGGCTCTACAGACACCCAGGACATTGTCCTTCCTACATATGAGGTCACACACTCCACCCTGGAGACCATGAGAGGCGTCACCAATGACCTGCTCTCTGTCCAGGGAAATACAG GGCCTCCATGGGCTAACAAAACAGAGAGGGCATTTTTCCGTGGCCGGGACAGTCGAGCGGAACGTCTTCAGCTGGTCTCTCTGTCCATGAAAAATCCTGAGCTACTGGACGCAGGCATCACAGGATGGTACTTCTTCAGAGATAGGGAGAAACATGTAGGCAAAGCACCACTTGTTGGATTCTTTGACTTCTTTAAG tATAAGTACCAGGTGAACGTGGATGGAACAGTGGCAGCGTATCGTTTTCCTTATCTGATGCTCGGGAACAGTCTGGTTCTTAAGCAGGACTCACAGTATTATGAGCATTTCTACAGCTATTTAAAGGCAGACACTCACTACATTCCTGTGAAGAGAAACCTTTCAGACCTTTTGGAGAAAATCAAATGGGCCAAAGAGAATGACGCTGAAGCACAAGACACAGCCAGAATGGGTCAGGCAGTGGCTAGAGAGCTACTGCAGCCCAGCAGACTGTATTGTTACTACTACAGAGTGCTGCACATGTACTCAGAGCGACAGACAGGACAGCCCACACGACATTCAGACATGGAGCTGGTGCCTCAGCTAGACAACCACACTGCTGCGTGCACATGTGAGCGTAAAAGCCACAAAGAAGAAACCAACATGAAAGATGAATTATGA
- the rep15 gene encoding rab15 effector protein has product MGQTISKPTPNPFQKFNFISFLKLGSSNQPSFNQNTSPRPSIFLTLRRPPVTKPNDFILLFNDCIFAASSRTQEYLVFEDPEDKFHPSPVVLTQVFLMTYIIQSVCLNMTDTFNCTAMTPEQRILLGADWVWAVLEKPTKNPRIQIAVQVLHLLEKEDAEENGIPPEASTESVQMAQKESSNKTMCERLVDFCTSIGKDCYALFLFFGKKNDKGNIYGVLSNNFEVAIRKCNKIDRPFIENFFKGSSYLHTPSGMMQAIVTKKEGDPLTLMIKFS; this is encoded by the exons GAAGTTCAACTTTATCTCCTTTTTGAAGCTTGGCTCCTCCAACCAGCCCTCCTTCAATCAGAACACGTCCCCTCGACCAAGCATCTTCTTAACATTGAGGAGGCCCCCTGTCACAAAGCCCAACGATTTCATACTTCTATTCAACGACTGCATCTTTGCAGCATCGTCGCGAACCCAGGAGTACCTTGTGTTCGAGGACCCAGAGGACAAATTCCATCCGAGCCCTGTGGTGCTCACTCAG GTCTTCCTGATGACCTACATCATCCAAAGTGTCTGCCTCAACATGACGGACACCTTCAACTGCACAGCCATGACGCCCGAGCAGCGCATCCTCCTTGGGGCAGACTGGGTCTGGGCTGTGCTGGAGAAGCCCACCAAGAACCCTCGGATCCAGATTGCCGTGCAGGTCCTACACCTGCTGGAGAAAGAGGATGCTGAGGAGAACGGCATCCCCCCGGAGGCCTCCACCGAGTCCGTCCAGATGGCCCAGAAGGAGTCCAGCAACAAGACCATGTGCGAAAGGTTAGTGGACTTCTGCACCTCCATCGGCAAAGACTGCTACGCCCTCTTCTTGTTCTTCgggaagaaaaatgacaagGGGAACATCTACGGTGTCCTCAGCAACAATTTTGAGGTAGCCATTAGGAAGTGCAACAAGATTGACAGACCATTTATTGAGAACTTCTTCAAAGGTTCAAGTTATCTCCATACACCTTCAGGAATGATGCAGGCTATTGTCACCAAGAAAGAGGGGGATCCTCTCACTCTCATGATTAAATTTAGCTAA
- the poglut3 gene encoding protein O-glucosyltransferase 3 isoform X1 codes for MNMVCERSADLVKPFQIGLLCKFIILVVFISINVAASECERISPEKCLIWGLGLKPETVLPVRYFFIQAVSSEGVNLTLSPGKDTFKVQITSLDKKEHIRIHVPPPLDRGDGSFLVRYRLYGTAQRGLKIEVLHQDAAIAKSPYIMQGPVYHEYCNCPEPDASVWQRVMQCPAEEPQILADFKPFPTVDLQRLRQEVPRRFSNRGGLIHYAIINNQLYRHTLGKYTDFKMFSDEMLLSLTRKMRVPDVEFYINVGDWPLETRRSNAVPVLSWCGSTDTQDIVLPTYEVTHSTLETMRGVTNDLLSVQGNTGPPWANKTERAFFRGRDSRAERLQLVSLSMKNPELLDAGITGWYFFRDREKHVGKAPLVGFFDFFKYKYQVNVDGTVAAYRFPYLMLGNSLVLKQDSQYYEHFYSYLKADTHYIPVKRNLSDLLEKIKWAKENDAEAQDTARMGQAVARELLQPSRLYCYYYRVLHMYSERQTGQPTRHSDMELVPQLDNHTAACTCERKSHKEETNMKDEL; via the exons ATGAATATGGTGTGTGAGCGTAGCGCAGACTTAGTCAAGCCTTTTCAGATTGGTTTACTTTGTAAGTTTATAATTTTAGTAGTATTTATTAGCATAAACGTCGCGGCTTCTGAATGTGAAAGAATCAGTCCAGAGAAATGTCTCATCTGGGGTCTAGGGCTGAAACCCGAGACGGTTTTACCAGTCCGCTACTTCTTTATTCAGGCGGTCAGTTCAGAGGGAGTAAACCTGACTTTGTCTCCAG gtaaagacacatttaaagtGCAGATAACCTCCCTGGACAAGAAAGAGCACATCCGTATCCACGTCCCTCCACCTCTGGACAGAGGAGATGGGTCCTTCCTGGTGAGATACCGGCTCTACGGCACAGCGCAGAGGGGTCTGAAGATTGAAGTTCTCCACCAAGATGCTGCTATTGCCAAGTCACCCTACATCATGCAAG GTCCGGTCTATCATGAGTACTGTAACTGTCCTGAGCCCGATGCCTCCGTATGGCAGCGTGTCATGCAGTGTCCTGCTGAAGAGCCTCAGATTCTGGCAGACTTTAAACCCTTTCCCACAGTTGACCTGCAGCGCCTCAGACAGGAAGTTCCTCGCAGATTCTCTAACAGAGGAGGTCTCATTCACTACGCCATCATCAACAACCAGCTTTATCGCCACACTCTGGGAAAATACACCGACTTCAAGATGTTCTCTGATGAAATGCTGCTCTCTCTAACAAGGAAG ATGAGGGTGCCTGATGTGGAGTTCTACATCAATGTTGGTGACTGGCCATTGGAGACAAGGAGGTCGAATGCTGTTCCAGTCTTGTCGTGGTGTGGCTCTACAGACACCCAGGACATTGTCCTTCCTACATATGAGGTCACACACTCCACCCTGGAGACCATGAGAGGCGTCACCAATGACCTGCTCTCTGTCCAGGGAAATACAG GGCCTCCATGGGCTAACAAAACAGAGAGGGCATTTTTCCGTGGCCGGGACAGTCGAGCGGAACGTCTTCAGCTGGTCTCTCTGTCCATGAAAAATCCTGAGCTACTGGACGCAGGCATCACAGGATGGTACTTCTTCAGAGATAGGGAGAAACATGTAGGCAAAGCACCACTTGTTGGATTCTTTGACTTCTTTAAG tATAAGTACCAGGTGAACGTGGATGGAACAGTGGCAGCGTATCGTTTTCCTTATCTGATGCTCGGGAACAGTCTGGTTCTTAAGCAGGACTCACAGTATTATGAGCATTTCTACAGCTATTTAAAGGCAGACACTCACTACATTCCTGTGAAGAGAAACCTTTCAGACCTTTTGGAGAAAATCAAATGGGCCAAAGAGAATGACGCTGAAGCACAAGACACAGCCAGAATGGGTCAGGCAGTGGCTAGAGAGCTACTGCAGCCCAGCAGACTGTATTGTTACTACTACAGAGTGCTGCACATGTACTCAGAGCGACAGACAGGACAGCCCACACGACATTCAGACATGGAGCTGGTGCCTCAGCTAGACAACCACACTGCTGCGTGCACATGTGAGCGTAAAAGCCACAAAGAAGAAACCAACATGAAAGATGAATTATGA
- the LOC120793487 gene encoding NADH-cytochrome b5 reductase 2 isoform X2: MLYFFLRGSAGEKELLVSLYDPMAKYSLHRIDKLEISHDTKTFLFGIPSGAHILGLPGGQHVYLSAKVNSSLVVRAYTPVSNDEDQGYVDLVVKVYCHPSFPEGGEMSQYLDNMATGGAIDFRGAKWTADV, from the exons ATGCTGTACTTCTTCCTGCGAGGCTCTGCAGGAGAAAAGGAGCTACTTGTGAGTCTGTACGACCCTATGGCCAAATATTCACTTCACCGTATAGACAAACTG GAAATCAGTCATGACAcgaaaacatttctgtttggcATTCCATCTGGAGCTCATATCCTAGGACTACCAGGAG GTCAGCATGTGTACCTGTCAGCCAAGGTGAACAGCAGTCTGGTGGTCAGAGCCTACACTCCAGTCTCCAATGATGAGGACCAGGGATATGTTGACCTTGTGGTAAAG GTGTACTGTCATCCTTCTTTTCCAGAGGGAGGTGAGATGTCTCAGTACCTGGACAACATGGCTACTGGAGGTGCCATTGACTTCAGAGGAGCCAAATGGACTGCTGATGTATAA
- the LOC120793487 gene encoding NADH-cytochrome b5 reductase 2 isoform X1 gives MLYFFLRGSAGEKELLVSLYDPMAKYSLHRIDKLEISHDTKTFLFGIPSGAHILGLPGGQHVYLSAKVNSSLVVRAYTPVSNDEDQGYVDLVVKREVRCLSTWTTWLLEVPLTSEEPNGLLMYKGNGMVCEKKKEKKEQ, from the exons ATGCTGTACTTCTTCCTGCGAGGCTCTGCAGGAGAAAAGGAGCTACTTGTGAGTCTGTACGACCCTATGGCCAAATATTCACTTCACCGTATAGACAAACTG GAAATCAGTCATGACAcgaaaacatttctgtttggcATTCCATCTGGAGCTCATATCCTAGGACTACCAGGAG GTCAGCATGTGTACCTGTCAGCCAAGGTGAACAGCAGTCTGGTGGTCAGAGCCTACACTCCAGTCTCCAATGATGAGGACCAGGGATATGTTGACCTTGTGGTAAAG AGGGAGGTGAGATGTCTCAGTACCTGGACAACATGGCTACTGGAGGTGCCATTGACTTCAGAGGAGCCAAATGGACTGCTGATGTATAAGGGAAATGGTATGgtttgtgaaaagaaaaaagaaaagaaagaacagtaA